A window of the Drosophila simulans strain w501 chromosome 2L, Prin_Dsim_3.1, whole genome shotgun sequence genome harbors these coding sequences:
- the LOC6732468 gene encoding uncharacterized protein LOC6732468 isoform X1 codes for MISFGSPETTMEDDEDPSYESYFDEENMESFIRPLAAKLTWTTEHLIDYKMFIAARRIQSFWRGYRVRKLLHLRWQAATAIQRWWRGFRTRHILCDKVERQLQGMIHEHFHREAIRIQALFRGWWVRKFIHDVRNLHRMQSTAAEDLINCIIHELHHIRKTDSIPGVISLRNSVCRSKVEKLLTTMIFRFHNGRVLSMVANKMSQKEEYRRYFRDARFVTQVPYSGPNFDGLCYVRKDDPSVLKEVPKDLRYSEIVTEYEESQLHEHLRETHLRFDLRKVQRQIDHINSQELQLKCKFCADVIERMRKWTIWDSISGNHKQNIYKIRNNTQVFFRRAEHLMSDFCESKAKDSYHVLSLSSST; via the exons ATGATTTCTTTTGGGTCTCCTGAAACCACCATGGAAGATGACGAGGACCCAAGTTACGAGTCATA CTTCGACGAAGAGAATATGGAAAGTTTCATCAGGCCTCTGGCGGCGAAATTAACCTG GACAACTGAGCATCTGATCGACTACAAGATGTTCATTGCTGCTCGCCGCATCCAATCCTTCTGGCGTGGTTACCGCGTCCGAAAGCTACTCCACCTGCGCTGGCAGGCTGCAACCGCCATTCAGCGCTGGTGGCGCGGCTTTCGCACGCGGCATATCCTGTGCGACAAAGTGGAGCGACAGTTGCAGGGTATGATTCACGAGCACTTCCACCGTGAGGCAATTCGCATTCAGGCTTTGTTTCGGGGATGGTGGGTCAGAAAGTTCATCCACGACGTCCGAAACCTGCACCGGATGCAAAGCACTGCCGCCGAGGATCTGATAAATTGCATAATCCATGAGCTGCATCATATCAGAAAAACCGACTCCATACCTGGGGTCATCTCGCTGCGAAATTCAGT CTGCCGTTCAAAAGTCGAAAAACTTTTGACCACAATGATATTCCGATTTCACAACGGTCGGGTGTTGTCGATGGTGGCCAACAAAATGTCTCAAAAAGAAGAATATCGCAGGTACTTTAGGGACGCCAGATTCGTTACCCAGGTTCCCTATTCCGGACCCAACTTCGATGGGCTATGTTATGTTAGGAAGGATGACCCCAGTGTACTTAAAGAAGTACCCAAAGATTTGCGTTACTCGGAAATAGTTACAGAATACGAAGAGTCCCAACTACACGAGCATTTAAGAGAAACCCATCTGCGATTCGATTTAC gcAAAGTTCAAAGACAAATAGATCACATTAACTCCCAAGAACTTCAATTGAAGTGTAAGTTTTGCGCAGATGTCATAGAGCGTATGCGTAAGTGGACTATATGGGATAGCATCAGTGGAAACCataagcaaaatatttataaaattcgaaataataCACAAGTCTTCTTCAGGAGAGCGGAGCATCTGATGAGTGATTTCTGCGAGAGTAAAGCCAAAGATTCCTACCATGTCTTAAGCTTAAGCTCCTCCACATAA
- the LOC6732468 gene encoding uncharacterized protein LOC6732468 isoform X2, which yields MESFIRPLAAKLTWTTEHLIDYKMFIAARRIQSFWRGYRVRKLLHLRWQAATAIQRWWRGFRTRHILCDKVERQLQGMIHEHFHREAIRIQALFRGWWVRKFIHDVRNLHRMQSTAAEDLINCIIHELHHIRKTDSIPGVISLRNSVCRSKVEKLLTTMIFRFHNGRVLSMVANKMSQKEEYRRYFRDARFVTQVPYSGPNFDGLCYVRKDDPSVLKEVPKDLRYSEIVTEYEESQLHEHLRETHLRFDLRKVQRQIDHINSQELQLKCKFCADVIERMRKWTIWDSISGNHKQNIYKIRNNTQVFFRRAEHLMSDFCESKAKDSYHVLSLSSST from the exons ATGGAAAGTTTCATCAGGCCTCTGGCGGCGAAATTAACCTG GACAACTGAGCATCTGATCGACTACAAGATGTTCATTGCTGCTCGCCGCATCCAATCCTTCTGGCGTGGTTACCGCGTCCGAAAGCTACTCCACCTGCGCTGGCAGGCTGCAACCGCCATTCAGCGCTGGTGGCGCGGCTTTCGCACGCGGCATATCCTGTGCGACAAAGTGGAGCGACAGTTGCAGGGTATGATTCACGAGCACTTCCACCGTGAGGCAATTCGCATTCAGGCTTTGTTTCGGGGATGGTGGGTCAGAAAGTTCATCCACGACGTCCGAAACCTGCACCGGATGCAAAGCACTGCCGCCGAGGATCTGATAAATTGCATAATCCATGAGCTGCATCATATCAGAAAAACCGACTCCATACCTGGGGTCATCTCGCTGCGAAATTCAGT CTGCCGTTCAAAAGTCGAAAAACTTTTGACCACAATGATATTCCGATTTCACAACGGTCGGGTGTTGTCGATGGTGGCCAACAAAATGTCTCAAAAAGAAGAATATCGCAGGTACTTTAGGGACGCCAGATTCGTTACCCAGGTTCCCTATTCCGGACCCAACTTCGATGGGCTATGTTATGTTAGGAAGGATGACCCCAGTGTACTTAAAGAAGTACCCAAAGATTTGCGTTACTCGGAAATAGTTACAGAATACGAAGAGTCCCAACTACACGAGCATTTAAGAGAAACCCATCTGCGATTCGATTTAC gcAAAGTTCAAAGACAAATAGATCACATTAACTCCCAAGAACTTCAATTGAAGTGTAAGTTTTGCGCAGATGTCATAGAGCGTATGCGTAAGTGGACTATATGGGATAGCATCAGTGGAAACCataagcaaaatatttataaaattcgaaataataCACAAGTCTTCTTCAGGAGAGCGGAGCATCTGATGAGTGATTTCTGCGAGAGTAAAGCCAAAGATTCCTACCATGTCTTAAGCTTAAGCTCCTCCACATAA
- the LOC6732469 gene encoding retinoid-inducible serine carboxypeptidase, whose product MYMYLNENKNRIWACALCFFLTLICVQGRVGLGPGVQEWDYVEVREGAHLFYWLLYTTANVSHFTERPLVIWLQGGPGVASTGSGIFEQLGPIDIEGKTRESSWLKHVNVLFVDSPVGTGFAYVEHHSLYARNNRQIALDLVQLMKQFLTKYPDFRKVPLHIFSESYGGKMAPEFALELHLAKKVGGVECELKSVVVGNPWTSPLDSILSYAPFLLQSGIVDDDGYRRISRLAGELAALVYGGKWIRALMKATEVQGEISTSAGGVFLYNTQRRVHVDEVYRYGEDPQMSHFMRSNVTKALGLDNMPVWMEQNSTVFERLSQDIFKPANQIVTKLLEETPIQVGIYSGILDLLCATPGTVNWIRRLKWSRSSEYAKAPRTAIRIDGMLEGYEKHGGRLSMFWVFRAGHLVQQENPAAMAYILRYFTSYG is encoded by the exons ATGTACATGTACCTCAATGAGAATAAAAATCGTATATGGGCGTGTGccctgtgtttttttttaacactGATCTGCGTGCAAG GACGCGTTGGTCTGGGACCTGGAGTACAAGAATGGGACTATGTGGAAGTTCGGGAGGGCGCTCACCTCTTTTACTGGCTTCTATACACCACTGCAAATGTGTCTCATTTCACAGAGAGGCCGCTGGTAATCTGGTTGCAAGGGGGGCCCGGAGTGGCATCCACCGGCAGCGGGATATTTGAGCAGCTAGGACCCATCGACATCGAGGGCAAAACGCGAGAGAGCAGTTGGTTGAAGCACGTGAATGTTCTCTTTGTGGACAGTCCGGTGGGCACGGGATTCGCGTACGTGGAGCATCACAGCCTCTATGCGAGAAACAACAGGCAGATAGCCCTCGATCTTGTCCAATTGATGAAGCAGTTTCTCACGAAGTATCCCGATTTCCGAAAGGTGCCCCTGCATATATTCTCCGAGAGCTATGGCGGAAAAATGGCTCCCGAATTCGCGCTGGAATTGCATTTGGCGAAGAAAGTGGGCGGAGTAGAGTGCGAACTGAAATCCGTGGTAGTGGGCAATCCATGGACCTCACCACTGGACAGCATTCTGTCCTATGCCCCCTTTCTGCTCCAATCGGGCATTGTGGATGACGATGGCTATCGTCGGATATCGCGACTGGCCGGCGAGCTAGCCGCACTTGTCTATGGCGGAAAGTGGATACGCGCCTTGATGAAGGCGACCGAAGTTCAGGGTGAGATCTCCACCAGTGCGGGCGGAGTCTTCCTCTACAACACCCAGCGGCGGGTTCACGTGGACGAGGTCTACCGGTACGGCGAAGATCCGCAAATGAGCCACTTCATGCGGTCCAATGTGACTAAGGCACTGGGGCTCGACAATATGCCCGTGTGGATGGAACAAAACTCTACAGTCTTCGAACGACTCAGTCAGGATATTTTTAAGCCAGCGAATCAAATAG TTACCAAATTGCTGGAAGAGACGCCGATACAGGTGGGCATTTATTCTGGCATTCTGGACCTACTGTGCGCAACGCCCGGCACCGTTAACTGGATCCGCCGACTGAAGTGGAGCCGCAGTTCGGAGTATGCCAAGGCACCCCGTACCGCCATTCGGATCGACGGGATGCTGGAGGGTTACGAAAAGCACGGCGGACGACTCAGTATGTTCTGGGTCTTTCGGGCGGGACATCTGGTACAGCAGGAGAACCCGGCGGCAATGGCGTATATTTTAAGGTACTTCACCAGCTATGGATAG
- the LOC27207880 gene encoding retinoid-inducible serine carboxypeptidase produces MWCGALSIVCLLFGISEARKGFGPGEQDWGYVDVRDGAHMFYWLYYTTANVSSYTDRPLVLWLQGGPGGSSTALGNFQELGPVDTNGEPREGNWVQYVNVLFIDNPVGSGFSYADNTSLLVTNNEELVDDLISFMLHFYKLHKEFKDVPLHIFSESYGGKMAPALAIRLDEAMRAGELAQPGTLKSVNLGNPWISTRHISREHSKYLFVNGLIDEDGVAVIDAQEERILSALKKHEFDKATDEYLRWYELMQQLTGEVYLYNTQTHVDPSEDRTYGYGEEFIRFIERNVSEALQINGSVYASQVMEVLSSLHGDRLKSEINTIPRLLNETSVKVNIYSGQLDTLVPTTATLALIKDWAWNSKSEYLEANRTTIVIKGILQGYEKVGGNFGMYWINRSGHMSPSDNPVAMQYVLQSVTQYDSYKTE; encoded by the exons ATGTGGTGTGGTGCCTTGTCGATTGTGTGTCTCCTGTTCGGAATATCCGAGGCCCGCAAAGGATTTGGTCCTGGCGAACAGGACTGGGGTTACGTGGACGTCCGCGATGGGGCGCACATGTTCTACTGGCTATACTATACCACTGCCAATGTGAGCAGTTATACTGATCGACCGCTGGTTCTGTGGCTCCAGGGCGGACCTGGTGGCTCCTCCACAGCCCTGGGAAATTTCCAGGAGCTGGGACCTGTGGACACGAATGGCGAGCCGCGAGAGGGGAACTGGGTACAGTATGTCAACGTGCTGTTCATTGACAACCCTGTGGGATCAGGGTTTAGCTATGCGGATAACACCAGTCTGCTGGTTACCAACAATGAGGAGCTCGTCGACGACCTCATTAGCTTCATGTTGCACTTCTATAAATTGCACAAAGAGTTCAAGGACGTCCCCCTCCACATTTTCTCGGAGAGTTATGGTGGTAAAATGGCCCCCGCCCTGGCCATTCGACTGGATGAAGCCATGCGCGCCGGTGAGTTGGCGCAACCGGGAACTCTCAAGTCAGTGAATCTCGGCAATCCCTGGATATCAACTCGGCACATCAGCCGCGAGCACTCCAAGTATTTGTTCGTCAATGGCTTGATCGACGAGGATGGGGTGGCTGTTATCGATGCCCAGGAGGAACGAATCTTGAGTGCTCTCAAGAAACACGAGTTTGATAAGGCCACTGATGAGTATTTGAGGTGGTATGAACTCATGCAGCAACTGACTGGCGAGGTCTACCTATACAATACACAGACCCACGTGGATCCTTCAGAGGATAGAACCTACGGCTATGGAGAAGAGTTTATCCGCTTTATAGAGAGAAATGTGAGTGAGGCCCTGCAGATCAATGGCAGTGTCTATGCCTCACAGGTTATGGAAGTGTTGTCTAGCCTTCACGGAGATCGCCTTAAATCGGAAATTAATACGA ttccGCGCCTGTTGAATGAGACTTCCGTtaaggtaaatatttattctggCCAGTTGGACACTTTAGTGCCGACTACAGCCACATTGGCTCTGATCAAGGACTGGGCATGGAATAGCAAGTCGGAATATCTGGAGGCCAATCGCACAACCATCGTTATCAAAGGCATACTTCAGGGTTACGAAAAGGTCGGAGGCAACTTCGGGATGTACTGGATAAATCGGTCGGGCCACATGTCCCCCTCAGATAATCCAGTGGCCATGCAGTATGTCCTTCAATCCGTTACGCAATATGACAGCTATAAAACTGAATAA